A window of Benincasa hispida cultivar B227 unplaced genomic scaffold, ASM972705v1 Contig81, whole genome shotgun sequence genomic DNA:
GATAATTGAGATTTACAAGGTCGAGCAATATATTGACTTAGCTTGTTAATTGCAAATGTGATGTTGGGGTGAAAAATGGTAAGATAAAGAAGTTGGCTAATGAGACGTCCATATATTATAGGATAAGGCATGGTGTCATCACCCGAGCTTAAAGATGTAACTAGGCATCCATTGGTAAGATGGGCTTGCATCTAGGAAGACTAGCGTCTTCCAAAAATTGGGGAGTATATCGTCGTTGGGAAAGGAAAAGTCCCTTAGATGATCTAGCAATTTCTAGCccatgtaaatattttaaagaccCAAGATCCTTGAGTTTGAATTTCTCATTTAGGAGAATTTTAATGGTTGAATTTCTGATGATGAAGCACctaaagaacaccaagatatatagtggttcgactaGTTTGGTCTatatccactttgagaaccagcttgcattaatttattaatgagcaatgtAATTTTAGTATCCAGTGATACCGATAGATCCGCACACAACGTCGCTTCTGAAAACCTCCGAGAACAACTCGCTGCAAAACAGTCCAAAATAGTGTGCTACCTGCCTCTGATCGGCGAACCACGCGCAGACCCGTATCTCCCGCTAACAACCGCTGCCAGACCACTGTCTCTCTAACGAGCTCGCCGGACGGAACCAATCGGCCAACCCAGACAACTTCAATTCCTCCAATCTGCTTCAGCGACTGCTAAATCCACCTCATAGGCGGCTCccgttttcttttctctcttgcGGTTGCTAGTTTCTGCACTTTTTCCAGCCCAAAAAGAAACCCACGAAATCTGCCCTATTTTGGAATAAGAAAGGGGTAATTACAAGTTTGCCACAGCTCAGTAATTACGATAATGTCATTAAgcctttaatttttccaaaaactcAATAAAACCCactaaataccttgttattttctacaaatctccctcatagtcaagctgattctccaatcttcctatcatccaaatttaatatttagccAGGTATTTAAACCTATGGGCTAGAAGaaccttggttaacatatctAACAAATTCTAACTGTATGAACCTACAACTGAGCCACAACTTTTCATTTGACATCGATATGTTTAGACAATAACACTCTGACTATCACAAAGGACAATAGGAATGAACTCCTGCGACAACAACTCACCGACTATCCTTTTCAACCACACTGCCTCTTTCATAGCTTCACCATTGAAATATACTCTGGCAACAACTGACTGTAGAGTAACCTTCCAACTAACCACATTACCAAATaaacgaaaaatgtgacctgatagagacttcttttgtcaaggtctACGGCATAATCTGCATCTGTGACTTCCAACAGTACTGATTTACCACAATCCCTGACCATTCAAATATTGAAGACTGTTATGAGGGAGATTCgtattggaaaaattaaaagccAATGGCATTATCGTAATTAATGAGCAGTGACAAACTTGTAATTACCCATTTCTTCTTCCAAAATAGGGCAGAAATCGTGGGTCTCCTTTTGCTGAAGAAAGCAAGCCGACTGCGAAGGATTTTTAGCGTGAGAGCAGCCGCCTGAAGGAAATACCACCTCAGCCGAAGTGAGGCAGATCCGTAGCCGTCTTAAAGGGAGAGCCGAAAGTTGTCCGTCTGTTTGCAGGTTAGCACCGGCGTGGGATTGGTAGTCGTCCGGTGAACACATGCGATCAGTGGGCGTGGGTTTCAGTCAACGCCAGTGTGGGTTTGGCTGTCGTCCGGTGCGCGTGGGTTCCGATTCCGCGTGAGTGTTCTGTGGTTTTCGGTTCAGCTTGCGTTAGATCTGGTTTTGGCGGTTCGTCGGTAAGAGATGGGTAGCACACTGTTttgggcctgtctcttatacacatctagatgtgtataagagacaggtaatAAGGATGAAAACCAAGAGATAACAATAcatgagaaaattttaaaaaccattATTTGGAAGCTTGTTTCAAACTATATATAGATTTGTGGAACGACAAACTAACTGTTCATCTTTAGATGGTAAAGATATATTTGGTTGATAACCAAGGGTAAGTTTATGTAGACCCCCTTAAATAAATCACCATGTAAAAAGGCATTATTCACATCTAATTATATTATCGACCAAATTTTGGAGAGCGCAAGGTGAGAAGTGTTTTAACTATGACCAATTTTACAATAGGGGAGAATGTTTCAACGAAATGAGCAACATGTTATAAATGTCATTGAGTGTTTATAAATGTGGAACTACATGAAAGTTTTAAGATCTAAGATTTAGAAGCTTTTTAGAGGTCCATTAAAAGTGTTTATAAATGTCATTAGATATTATTGAATCAagataaaatattgttttatcaattagtaaaaagaaaaaagaaaaaagaaaaaaaaaacaaaaaaacaaaaaaaaaacagaaaaacaaaaaacaaataaataactagACATATAGTTCATTGAGTCTCAAGTCATTATAGTTGAATTCATAAATTTATTTGGTGAAAATCTATTCTCTAGTACCTTTCTctcattagttttatttttgctCGTTTACATTcaatgattttctttttaattttattatctaAATAACATAAGACAATTGTATTTGAGGTACCTCAAGTGAGCTCAAATTAAATAAAGGGCTAATTAAGGAATGTATatcattcaaaaataaataataaataaacatagtAAGGAAGTTGAGATCCCAATACCTGAAATAAATTTGtactaaaaattaataaatttaaattatctcCAAAtgaatcaaacaaaaaaataataatttgataaaaaaaaaaacagaaataaTTTGAGTAGGGAGAGGATACCCCTAGAGACTAAGAACTCaacaaaccatttttttttcatagacacggattctaaaattaagatccacacttataatatatatttagacATTCGACGGTCCATTCAAGTTGGAGAGTTGAATCTTTTTAGGTTCTTTCTCTGTAATTTCATCCTCTCTTTTTTGAACCCATCACTGAGTAATAACCATACAAAATCAATTGGAGAAAATCTGAAATTGCTCCAACACCATTGCTTATctgcaaaattaattaatgatcacttatttaatataactctAAGAATTAAcatcatattataactatttaatttGTATGAAAAATTAGTACATACCAACATATAAAGGTCAAATTTGATGAGGACATAAGCTGTCCAAATGCAACCATTGAGAAAGTTTATCAATGAAAGAGGAAAAGGCATATACTTCACATTCTTCGTTGTTATCACTTTTTtctgttcaaattaattaaaccaacgattaatttaaataattttaaatttcaatgcTAAGCATAAACGTAcacataatattaatattattatataataaaatgaatgaCTTACTAGGATGGTTAGTGGAGAAATATACATCATGATGTTAAAAATGTCACAAATGATTCCAACCATCAATCATCTATCTTTGGTTCCATGCAAAGCTAACATTGTTATTGCACCAATGATGCCCACAAATATGACTTCTATCAACAAACAAATACCGACTTTTTTCTGAAATTACATAAGATACCAAATTAAATAcaatccattatatatatatatatataattttctgaacaagaattaataaatttgaaaaaaaaaaaaaaaaagaaagtttacCCGTCCTTTGTTATCAGCAAAGATGACAAAAAttgtcaaataaaacaagttcaatAAAAAGACCAACTCCATTAATGGTGATGACTAACATGCTGTCGGGGTGACAACAAAAGGCATTCCATAGAATATCCAAAACATGCAATTTAGAACGGTTGCAATGTAAGGATCTGGCTTGAACTCTTACACGgacttattctttattattttataaaatgttGTTCTGCAATATTAACATTAAATAATCCATAAATTAGTAACTAAAATAAGTGTTGCATGGAGGATGAAAATAGAAGTGAAGAGAACATACACTGGAGAGAAGAAAAAGGCCGAAGGAGATACATTACCTGtttaaataattgaattagaaagaaaattaattaagataATTGTTAGGTTATCGTtggtaattaataaattaagattataaatcaatagaagaagaagaaataagaatgaaaaagaaaatgagaaggTTAGTTTACCGATAATGCCGACGATATTCCGAGCAACGTTGGTGCTAACCAtatttggttaattaattaattaattattaagcaaactcaaaaagaagagaagaggagAGTTGGAATTTTTGTGGAATGAGCCAATTGCATTAGTGAGGAATgctatttataattattgagtgaagccttttctcttttttcctcttcctaatggaaataaaatttatttatttatttatttatttatttatttatttattatgttaaTTTTGCATTATAATTTCCAATAGGAATATGAGTCCATCTCTTTAATTTCCGGCAAATTCAAAGCgcattattttattgaaaagaaaaaaaaaagatttactATGtggattttaataaaaaaattttaaaaaatatattttcgaCCACAGATTATTTGAAAATCCTTATGGGAATCCGAGTAAAAATTTCTCTCTAAATTTCAGAATAGCCTCAAAAGTCCCAACCTAGATGAAGCTTTCTTTTTGATCATGAGACATAGACAGTGTTAGGACACCTGAAGTCATCGCTACTATCGCGTGATTTGTTCGAGCTTTTTCATTAAGTTccagctcaatcttcttttcacgagctaACGTTAGAATTAGCTCCTTCAGCACGAAGCACTTTTCAACCGGGTGACTAATGACTCGGTTATACTTaaagtagttaggatcatctacttttctTGCTTGTTCCGGTCACTTGCATTATGACAGTTGAATAAGTTGTTTCTCTAATAACTGCTCCAACATGTCGGCAACATCAGAGTTTgagaatggataaaccttctcatGTCTTTCTTTGAGAGTTGGGCGACGCTTTTGGCCACCATcatgctttctttcaaactttgtttcttttcctttggaggaaagTTTCAGTGGGGTCatttaaacgaccatagattctcTTGTGGCACTATCCATgatcttttcagtgcccttggcttcattcttgtattttctcctTTCATGGACTAGGACATGTTTAGTTCCCCTGTTGGTGATCCTCAGCTCCATATCATAAGCGCGTTTTGCCAACTCCTCAAATGTACGAGGCTTTATCCCTTGCAGAATGTAGAGAAGTACTTAGTGTATGCCTtgggtgcacatctccactaCAGATAATTtagtgagtctatctttgcaatccagactcagaGCTCTCCATCAGTTGATATAGTCAATGACCAGCTCTtatttttgctattttgtggttgtcagctccatcatgctaataGTGTGCCTTGTGCTGTAGAAGCGGTTGAAGAACTCCAGCGGTTGAGGAACTCCCTTTTTAGCTGTTTCCAACTGTCATTAACTTCTAGCTCTAAATCAGTGTACTAGTCAAAAGCATTCCCTTTTAAGGTTCTAATGAATTGCTTGACTAGCAGGTCTCCTTTAGTTCCTGCGTTTTTGCAAGTTTCAATGAAATGAGCAACATGTTGTTTCGGATTGCCCTTTACATTGAACTGCtagaactttggaggttgatacccagctggcattctcaagttgtcgattctcttggtgtatgaCTTAGAGTACATAAAGGAAGATTGCGATGGTCCTCCATACTGAGCTCTTATGaagtttgtaaccatattttGTAGCTATTGAACTGACAGGGCGGCGACAACGGTAGATTGTTGCAGCTGGTCTTCCTACAAGacagtttttcctttgtgattgACTTTTGTTGCTGGAGATTGACTTGACTCGGTAGTATCTCGAGCCTGTATCTGATCTCTTAAAGCatcgatttcatgatctcgttCCTCTACAGCCTTCATTAGGAGATTTATCTTCCTTTTCATCTCTGCCATGGCTGACTCAATCGTTACATCAACCATCATGATAGACACTACGTCAAGGTTTGATTCTTCCTTTGATTGGTCAGAAGTACAGGCAGAGTTGTTaaacaagggattttctttTATGATAATCTCCCCTTGAGAAGATTCCATCAGCTGCTCCCAGATTTTCTCTGCGAAGACAAAACCTTGTTCTTGCTCCTACATACTCTCATTTGAACGGTTGCAGGTGATAAGTCCTGTGTAGGTGTTGCTTACAGTAGTTGCTTTAGATGCagctttctttggtgccattagTTTACTTGAATGTtaagagagatgagaggtagagaggtcccactGGGCGTgtcaatttgttcgcacgagatttcaagagaaatttattttgtggaatttgaactttgtatttgtattaattttgtggaaagtgagttcagtctctaatacataatattttgatgctttcaaaataaactatagtctttaagctggttgatcttcttgaatgatcggcctttgggcttgttgatcttcttggatgatcgacctttggcttgttgattttcttggataatcggcctttgggcttgatgatcgtCTTGGacgattggcctttgggcttgttgatcttcttggatgatcggtctttgggcttgttgatcttcttggacacttagacaaagtaacatttaggaactttttttaaaaaaatttatgggGTTTTGAGGGTGTCGAAAGTGACATTTTACACACTTTTTTAGGTGGTTTTGAGAGTTAAAATATCACTTAtaccttttttaaaaactttttatgTGCTTTTCATAATCAAAATGATACTTATGTACTTTTTAGATTATATTGAGAGTTAAAGTATATCACTTAGAGAGTTCTTGGGAACACAAAATGTGTTTTTAACTGTGATGCTTAATTAACcactattattaaaataatttatgtagTTTTGAGAGTCCAATCaacatgaagaaatatttttggAACATTTTATGTGGTTTTGAGAGTAAAAGTGACACTTACACTTTTTTTAGATGGTTTTGAGAGTTAAAGTATCACTTAAACCCtttttataaactttttatgttttttcataGTCAAAATGACACTTATGCATTTTTAGATTGCTTTGAAAGTTAAAGTATCACTTATGCACTTTTTAGGAACTTTATATGTATTTTCATAGTCAAAATGGCAAGTAGcgatgtttttttttaacattttaggTGATTTTGAGAGTTCATAAGCagttaaatttcttaaaaaaaaacactttttgtgGTGTTTTAAGAGTCAAAGTGATAAATAGACACTTTTTATGTCGTTTTGAAAGTTAAAGTATCACGTAGATCGGTGCTTTTTAGGAAATTTTTATGTGCTTCTCATAGTCAATGACACTCATACACTTTGTAGATTGTTCTGAGAGTTAAAGTATCACTTATATACTTTTAAGAACTTTATATGTATTTTTCATTGTGAAAAGGATAATTAGCTActattctttttcattttagatAGGTTTCTGAATCAGAACAATACTTAGCAACTTTTGGAAACTTTATATGTGCTTTTTTTATATGTTGTTCTGAGGGTCAATTGTATTAGAATCTTGTGAAGCCTATTTGAATGTTGAATACGATTTGAGgctttgattttctttgaagTGTGCACAATTATTTATAGGTTTTGACCACAGACATTGTAAATGGTCTTAGTTTTTGTTGATATTTTCAATTACTTCTAGACTGTCGATGCTTGAAATCTGGTAGAGTTTTACACTTTGGTCTTTAATGAGATGTTTTTCTGAAGAAGTGGAAAAGCTAATtttcttgtttgttttgttCACTCAACCATGATCTTTATCTTCCCTTGTACTATTGTTGGCTATTGTGATTAGGTTCTTGCTATTGGAATGGATACATTTTATTGACTTTTGGTTTGCCATTTTGTTCCCTTTTActatcacttagtaaattttgaaatgaacAAGTTTCTTTGATTTTAGATTATATACCCGTTTATGACATGTTTCATGACCTTTACTTTTTTAGGTGGGATGACATGTTGCGCCTTCTAATCgttatttttatgaaagtttaaaaacCAATACTAATTTCTAACCTAAAATGTATCCCTTAGACTTGAGATAAATTTCAATTATGTTAATTACtggataatttattattatcctatttctttttaaaactatagttaGAATTCTTTTATCTAAACtgcaaaaattataaaatataaccttCCTCATGTTATctgaatcaaaattttaaatttgaattatctttaattaaatatgggagattaaataaactttttttaatcttGTGGTAAAATAGTCCGAGGAGTTTAAATAATGTTCTCATTTTAGAGAATTGGAAgtgtttcattttaaaattctGAGAAAgtgattttggaattaaacttataattcaATCAATACTGTATTTAGTTGATGGGTTCATTTCATTCCAttagaaaatttcaatttatccaaactttgattttttttttacacatcTCTATACttatttatctaaaattatcttttatttggaattagaAAGACAAAAAGCTAGTTAAGAATATGTCATTggcaaataaataataaataaacatagtAAGAAAGTTGACAACCCAACACCTGAAATAAATTTGtactaaaatttaataaattcaaaattctccAAATGTATCAAacagaaaaaattaatttggtgaaaaagaaagaaaaacaaattgagTAAAGAGAGGAGACCCCTAAAGACTaactcaacattttttttttgggggatAGACAACAACCCAATATTCTAGACTAAGAttcacatttaaaatatatatttagacATTGGATGATCCATTTAAATTGGTGAGTTGAATCTTTTTAGCGTCTTTATCTGTGAGTTCATTGTCTTCTTTTGAATCCATCACCGAGTAATAACCATACAAGATTAGTTGGAGAAAACCTGAAATTGCTCCAACACCATTGCTTatctgtaaaattaattaattatcacttaattaatttaattctaagtATTAAcatcatattataaatatttaatttgtatggaaaATCAATAAACATACCAACATATAGAGATCAAATTTGATGAGGGCATAAGCTGTCCAAACGCAACCGTTGAGAAAATTTGTCAACGAAAGAGGAAAAGGCATATATTTCACACTCTTTGTTGTTATCACTTTTTtctgttcaaattaattaaaccaatgattaatttaaataatcttaattttcaatacTAAGCATAAACGTAcacataatattaatattattatataataaaatgaatgaCTTACCATGATGGTTAGAGGAGAAACATACATCATGATATTGAAAATGTCACAAATGATCCCAACCATCAAAGATCTATTTTTGGCTCCATGCAAAGCTATCATTGTTATTGCAACAATGATGCCCACGAATATGACTTCCATCAACAAACAAATACCAACTTTTTTGTGAAATTACATATGATACCAAATTAAATACAATCCATTAgatatgtataattttttttaacaagagttaataaatttgaaaaaaacaaaaagaatgtttacccgTCCTTTGTTATCAGCAAAGATGACAAAAATTGTCAAATAAACAAGTTCAATAAAAAGACCAACTCCATTAATGGTGATGACTAACATGCTGTCGGGTTGAACAAAAGGCATTCCATAGAATATCCAAAACATGCAATTTAGAACGGTTGCAATGTAAGGATCTGGCTTGAACTCTTTCACGgacttattctttattattttataaaatgttGTTCTGCAATATTAACATTAAATAATCCATAAATTAGTAACTAAAATAAGTGTTGCATGGAGGATGAAAATAGAGGAGAAGAGAACATACACTGGAGAGAAGAAAAGGCCGAAGGAGATGACATTACCTGtttaaataattgaattagAAAGCAAATTAATTAAGATAATTATAAGTTGTCATtggtaattaataaattaagattataaatcaatagaaaaagaagaaataagaatgaaagaaaaatgagaaggTTAGTTTACCGATAATGCCGACGATATTTCGAGCAACGGTGGCACTAACcatatttgatttattatttaattaattaattaataagcaAACtcaaagagaagagaagagaagagagtTGGAATTTTGTGTTGAGTGAGGTATTAGCATTGGTGAGGAATGCTATATTTATAAGTAATGGACgaaaccttttctttttcttcttcctcttcctaaTAGGGTtaccatttttatttatttatttatttttgttatcatTCCCAATAGGAACAACCGTCTATCTATTTAATTTTCcgtgaaattaaaaaaaaaaaaaaaagattttttaaaaaacaaataataaaaaataaaatgtttactatattggttttattttcaaatatatcttttcgaccacattttaaataattaatatcatattatGAGTTAAAGGGTTTTCCGTCGAACTgaatattcaaaattatacatatttccatttttttcatcaGTTTAATTATAAAGtccttcaaactttcaattttactgttctttgaactttaattgtttctaattatatattttgtaaaagATTATAATACTTTAtggtattaaatttttttaatccagCATAATTTATGGGAAAGTATATAGCaacttaaatatataattgaaagtttACGTTTCCAATTTATAATAGTGGGTGTTAAGAAATGCTTATTCAACTTAAAATATAAAagcataaagtttaattttgtattacaaaaaataattgaaaatcaaaTCTGGGTTTGAAACATAAACAAACTAGAAGGTTTTGCTAAATCGTGTTAAAATTAAGAATGACTTGTGAGGTTTAagaagttaatttttttaatataagaacTTTGGACTTTTTAAACCCTAGATAGAAGAAATTTcccaaaaaaatttataaaagaatcGAAAAACCACATTTTGGAAAATAGTAAAGATAAATATAAGagcattgaaaaaattaaaagaatggtATTTATTTAATACATTTGTATGATATGTATTAAGTATTGGCTTTGTATTGTAGTGTCCTTTACAAGTGGGAACTCTCTAATGTAGGTATTATGTTATGAGATATATGCAAGAAATCGTGATTAAAAAGAAGAATATTATCACAGATGCGGTATGTCTTTAAActacttatatatattgtaacattataaatagtgtaaatagtaaataaatatatatatttgactttctatgttttatagattgataCGAGGAGCTCGTACTCGCTACTTGAATTGGATGAAGTATACGTGGAATTGGCTGAATATTTAGGTCGTTATATCTAATTGACTTCCTATAAATTTTGTGTATGTGGCTACATGGGAATGTCCAAAACTTTTTTTGTCTAAATGTTTTGTTTAGccattataggttatatacttCAAAGAAATGTGTGGGAATGATAGAATTTTAGTCTTGTGATTTTTGGAATACATGCCACATATAAATTGGTCTTACAATTTTGGAATTATCATATATTGGGGTGGGTTGAGAGAGTATATCCTGTTGTACGATTGGTCTTGTAAATTTTGTAATCATTCATATATATGGAAGGTAATAGAAGAAtggaattgtttattttagtattcTGAATTGTTACGTTGGATATATTGGACTAATATGTAGACCTAAAATGTGTACAACGGTTTGTTTTAGTTGATGAAATTGTCTTGTTGGAACAAATAtaatgcaggaaatgagaaatagatattaaattcgtatgtttaatttggaaaaaaaagcaTAGATGATATTAGAAATGTGTCAAGAATTATATTACTTGACCATTATTTCGtgtcaagataaaaatatatttaacataATCTTCCTATAATAttgatgaagaaaaataaataaaaactcgTGAATCCCATAATTTGTCCTTTGTTCCATCATGTAGTTTATGATCTAATGTCTATATCTTCTTGGTATTGGGATCATACAAGATTAACTCCATTAGAAAAATTattacgaaatcgacaattaaagaatacaaaaagaaCGTAAAGTAAGGAAAAATCAACACACACATATACGTAGTTCattaacagtgtgttagctacgtccacaggcagagggagaacaatattatttcgagagaatgttttcagaattacATCAAGAACGTCGCCtctaggttagagagtttatatatgcTCTAAATCCTAGGGtcaaaaacataaataattgcaaataaataaatatgctgaatACAAAATCTGAATAGGTTGTTCGAAACGCCAGCAAAAACAATACACAAGATCTTTCTATCTTAAAATTTTTTGATGAATTCAAGATGATAATATTTACGAATCATATAATCTCTAGAATGATGTGTCATCGGATGTAAGGGTTATGGGATAATAAATTCTTTAATCCATGAATAATCCTCTTCCATATTCATCTTTCACAGATGGAGTTGTTGCTACAACTTTCAAAGTCAAAACAAGAGAGAGGCTGCCATTAAATACCTgaatttcaaaacaagaaaataaagttCCATCTTGATGTTTGGGTACATCTTGTATATGAAAATGTAGAAGGAAAGGACAATTACTGTCATATCCAATGAGAAGACGGTTGGAGAAAATGGAATATATATGAATTGAATATACTAGCAAACTGATTACATCTCTACTAGAGACAATTGTATAGTTTTCAAACTCAAACTTAAACAAGATGATGTAACAAGgcttagatatgaaaataacTGAAGACTTGAAAAAATCTCAAAACCTCTGTAGACTCCAGAACATTGTCCAGACACACTTCTGATAAGCGCTGTCTTGAAGACAATTATTATTTACTTTGCACAAGATACAAGTAGACTACAGCGATCATCCAAACAGGATACAACGACTAACTCCTTTAGAATTGCAGCCTCAAACTACTCGAATTTGGCAAAACTCTTAGATACATACTCTCAACTTaactcaagaacaaaagaaagaaagaaaggagaaaaCTCTTCACTTTGAAATGGGGATACTTCAAATGAAGAACCAAGTTGCTATTTATAGGTTAACAACTTAGTAACTctctaaaatacaaaataaaattaaataaatataaaaattgaaacatttgtcaATTTTGACTCATTGCAGTTGttacttgacaaaaatcaaatataactcATTTAAGTTGAATAAACTACAACTTTGACTTTCAtacatgttaaatttgtacatgaaacatcattttaattgaaaatttcaatccaatttgaaagtttctaaaCAATGGGTTACacaattaaatccaattttatatttcaatattcaattgttttactttctttcactatatatatatccaacaatcccccacatgaaagaaagtgagaaaaatcaaacaaaaactGTTGAGAGCAAACAAATCGACCAAGTTATGCATCAGGAGAGGTGTCTTCTAGACTTGAATCTTCCTTAGTGAATATCCATCGAA
This region includes:
- the LOC120070049 gene encoding bidirectional sugar transporter SWEET5-like, encoding MVSATVARNIVGIIGNVISFGLFFSPVTTFYKIIKNKSVKEFKPDPYIATVLNCMFWIFYGMPFVQPDSMLVITINGVGLFIELVYLTIFVIFADNKGRKKVGICLLMEVIFVGIIVAITMIALHGAKNRSLMVGIICDIFNIMMYVSPLTIMKKVITTKSVKYMPFPLSLTNFLNGCVWTAYALIKFDLYMLISNGVGAISGFLQLILYGYYSVMDSKEDNELTDKDAKKIQLTNLNGSSNV